From the genome of Nicotiana sylvestris chromosome 2, ASM39365v2, whole genome shotgun sequence, one region includes:
- the LOC104232464 gene encoding cyclic phosphodiesterase-like isoform X2, translated as MRAVMQQVQVSEAVLEKHVYSVWALPREDVRVRVKKLMEGLRSEFGGPQFEPHVTVVGAIRLTEAEARDRFKKACEIVKKPYSATVEKVDSGTFYYQCVYLLLHPTTEVVEASAHCCSHFGYNRSGTYMPHLSLLYGDLTDEEKKKAQEKAKMLDEGICSLSFPISHLALCKTDTEDKSCKSWEKVEEYSLHP; from the exons TTATGCAGCAGGTACAAGTCAGTGAAGCTGTGCTGGAAAAACACGTTTACTCTGTGTGGGCTCTGCCCCGGGAGGATGTGAGAGTGAGGGTGAAGAAGTTGATGGAGGGTCTCCGATCGGAGTTTGGTGGGCCCCAGTTTGAACCTCACGTAACGGTCGTCGGAGCAATTCGGTTGACGGAGGCTGAAGCACGTGACAGGTTCAAGAAAGCTTGTGAGATAGTGAAGAAGCCTTATAGTGCTACAGTGGAGAAAGTGGATAGTGGCACTTTCTATTATCAGTGTGTTTACCTTTTGCTTCACCCTACCACTGAG GTTGTGGAGGCTAGTGCTCACTGCTGCAGTCACTTTGGTTACAACCGATCAGGAA CATATATGCCGCATTTGAGCCTTCTCTATGGGGATTTAActgatgaagaaaagaagaaagctCAAGAAAAGGCTAAAATGCTTGATGAAGGCATTTGCAGCTTGAGCTTCCCGATATCTCATCTCGCATTGTGTAAAACAGACACTGAAGACAAAAGCTGCAAATCATGGGAGAAGGTTGAAGAGTATAGTCTTCATCCCTAG
- the LOC104232464 gene encoding cyclic phosphodiesterase-like isoform X1, protein MEAGTAVMQQVQVSEAVLEKHVYSVWALPREDVRVRVKKLMEGLRSEFGGPQFEPHVTVVGAIRLTEAEARDRFKKACEIVKKPYSATVEKVDSGTFYYQCVYLLLHPTTEVVEASAHCCSHFGYNRSGTYMPHLSLLYGDLTDEEKKKAQEKAKMLDEGICSLSFPISHLALCKTDTEDKSCKSWEKVEEYSLHP, encoded by the exons ATGGAGGCTGGTACTGCAGTTATGCAGCAGGTACAAGTCAGTGAAGCTGTGCTGGAAAAACACGTTTACTCTGTGTGGGCTCTGCCCCGGGAGGATGTGAGAGTGAGGGTGAAGAAGTTGATGGAGGGTCTCCGATCGGAGTTTGGTGGGCCCCAGTTTGAACCTCACGTAACGGTCGTCGGAGCAATTCGGTTGACGGAGGCTGAAGCACGTGACAGGTTCAAGAAAGCTTGTGAGATAGTGAAGAAGCCTTATAGTGCTACAGTGGAGAAAGTGGATAGTGGCACTTTCTATTATCAGTGTGTTTACCTTTTGCTTCACCCTACCACTGAG GTTGTGGAGGCTAGTGCTCACTGCTGCAGTCACTTTGGTTACAACCGATCAGGAA CATATATGCCGCATTTGAGCCTTCTCTATGGGGATTTAActgatgaagaaaagaagaaagctCAAGAAAAGGCTAAAATGCTTGATGAAGGCATTTGCAGCTTGAGCTTCCCGATATCTCATCTCGCATTGTGTAAAACAGACACTGAAGACAAAAGCTGCAAATCATGGGAGAAGGTTGAAGAGTATAGTCTTCATCCCTAG